The Microbacterium esteraromaticum genome contains the following window.
CGGCGAGTGCTGTCGTTGCATACGGTGATGGGGGCGCTGCACGCGTCGAGATCCGGTTCCACAGAAAGAGCACCACTGTGACACAGAAGACCACCTTCGAGCCCGACGGCCGCGCCGTGCCGTTCATCGACGAGGGTGAGGGGCCCGTCACCCTGGTGCTGGTCACCAACCGTGAGCTCGAAGCCGACGGTCTCGGCGTGATCTCGCACTACCTCGCCGAAGAGGCCGGCTTCCGCGTCGTGCGCGTGGGGTCCCGTGCCCAGGCAGAAGGCGTGACCGTGCAGGAGCGTGCGGCGGATGCCCTCGCCGTGCTCGACCACCTCGGCATCGACGACACGTGGATCGGCGGTCATGGACACGGCAGCACGATCGCCCGTGTCTTCGCAGCCGACCACACCGACCGGGTCAACGGCCTGCTCATGCTCGGCGTCGAGGATGAGCCGATCGCGCTGGCATCCGGCATCCCCGTGCTCATCATCCAGGCCGAGCAGGACGACGTCACCCCGGCCGCCAATGCCGAGGCGCTGCGCGCCACGGCCCCCGAGCGGGCGAGCGTCACGACGATTCCCGGCGCCGACCACTACTTCCCGGCGACCCACCCCATCGAGACGGCGGTCGTCATCGAAGAGTACCTCGACTGGGACTGACCTGCTGAGAGCTCAGCTCCCGCGCGGTTCGTCGCGGAGTCGGGGCTCGACCCGGTGCTCCGGGCGCAGCCCCGACTTGTCGGCGTAGAACGCGCGGATGCGGTCCATGTCGCCCGCGACATCTCCGGTGAGATCGATCGTCGGGCCCAGTCCGG
Protein-coding sequences here:
- a CDS encoding alpha/beta fold hydrolase, with the translated sequence MTQKTTFEPDGRAVPFIDEGEGPVTLVLVTNRELEADGLGVISHYLAEEAGFRVVRVGSRAQAEGVTVQERAADALAVLDHLGIDDTWIGGHGHGSTIARVFAADHTDRVNGLLMLGVEDEPIALASGIPVLIIQAEQDDVTPAANAEALRATAPERASVTTIPGADHYFPATHPIETAVVIEEYLDWD